In Rhododendron vialii isolate Sample 1 chromosome 9a, ASM3025357v1, the following are encoded in one genomic region:
- the LOC131301810 gene encoding la-related protein 6B has translation MAQDSSNSLSETLDSSLSLADDAIADHHHQSSPSSSTASSLSDPSLSRNSSFSRLNAKAPEFVPRSSSSSSLSSLSMPQQQPSTHGLIHVYPGPTPAFHVPIHGAGGGHVPHHHPHHVPVQYHHNHNRPVQVSVAVQAQQPVAVVVEPDHVPPLRNGLSEEATLKILNQVEYYFSDLNLATTDHLMKFINKDIEGYVPINVVASFKKIKAAINSNSQLASILRNSNKLVVSEDGKKVKRHRPLTGSEMEELQSRIVVAENLPEDHCHQNLMKIFSAVGSVKTIRTCPPQTSNGGASSAGRSGKADGMLFSNKLHAFVEYESVELAEKAVADLNDEANWRSGLRVRLLLRRTSKSARGKRIDHEGNANLEEDDTSTSEQLQPNDKHLEDPAEQLDSQSHEHAGDENLHEKEGGQKKGRSRGRGKGRGRAQYHHHNNRGSHIGTPPSSNLVNNHTEQPSIPKQPPGPRMPDGTRGFSMGRGKPITVNIAS, from the exons ATGGCCCAAGACTCGTCCAATTCACTCTCGGAAACCCTAGATTCTTCTCTCTCCCTTGCCGACGACGCGATCGCCGATCACCACCACCAATCTTCGCCGTCGTCATCGACCGCGTCGTCATTATCAGATCcgtctctctctagaaactcgTCCTTCAGTCGACTCAACGCCAAGGCACCCGAGTTCGTACcccgcagcagcagcagctcGTCCTTATCATCGCTGTCCATGCCGCAGCAGCAACCTTCGACCCACGGATTGATCCACGTGTACCCCGGCCCCACTCCTGCCTTCCATGTTCCCATTCACGGCGCCGGCGGCGGCCACGTGCCACATCATCACCCGCATCACGTTCCGGTTCAGTATCATCATAATCATAATCGTCCGGTTCAGGTTTCTGTTGCCGTTCAAGCTCAACAACCTGTTGCCGTTGTTGTTGAGCCGGATCATGTGCCTCCGTTGAGGAACGGTCTGTCCGAGGAAGCTACTCTGAAGATTCTCAATCAG GTGGAGTATTATTTTAGTGATCTAAATTTGGCTACTACCGACCATCTAATGAAGTTCATCAACAAAGATATTGAAGGATATG TGCCAATAAATGTTGTTGCGTCTTTCAAGAAGATTAAAGCTGCTATAAATAGTAATTCTCAGCTTGCTAGTATTCTGCGGAACTCGAATAAGCTT GTGGTTAGTGAAGATGGAAAAAAAGTTAAACGCCACCGTCCCTTGACTGGTTCAGAAATGGAAGAGTTGCAA TCTCGCATAGTTGTTGCTGAAAATTTACCCGAGGACCATTGCCACCAGAACCTCATGAAGATTTTCTCTGCTGTGGGAAG TGTGAAGACAATACGTACCTGTCCGCCTCAAACCTCCAATGGTGGGGCATCTTCAGCTGGTAGATCAGGAAAAGCAGATGGCATGCTATTCAGTAATAAG TTGCATGCATTTGTGGAATATGAATCAGTTGAACTGGCTGAGAAAGCG GTTGCAGACCTGAACGACGAGGCTAACTGGAGGAGTGGACTGAGAGTCCGTTTGCTGCTTAGACGCACA TCAAAATCTGCTCGAGGGAAGAGGATTGATCACGAAGGAAATGCAAACCTCGAGGAAGATGACACATCTACATCTGAGCAGCTGCAGCCAAATGACAAACACCTTGAAGATCCTGCTGAACAACTTGATTCCCAATCAcatgagcatgca GGAGATGAGAATTTACATGAAAAGGAGGGGGGCCAGAAGAAGGGGCGCAGTCGTGGCCGAGGCAAAGGACGTGGACGTGCCCAGTATCATCATCATAATAACCGTGGAAGTCATATAGGAACTCCACCCTCTAGTAATTTGGTCAATAATCATACTGAGCAGCCAAGCATACCCAAGCAACCTCCAGGGCCTCGCATGCCAGATGGGACTAGAGGTTTTTCTATGGGCCGGGGTAAGCCTATCACTGTCAACATCGCATCGTAA